The following proteins are encoded in a genomic region of Actinomadura sp. NAK00032:
- a CDS encoding helix-turn-helix transcriptional regulator, with protein MIRKTGAVSADKETVYNRIPVLRAERGVSRRDLAAALGVHYQTVGYLERGEYSPSLHLALRIAEYFEVPVEVVFSLKPFPRIGGTS; from the coding sequence GTGATCCGGAAGACTGGCGCGGTGTCCGCCGACAAGGAGACCGTCTACAACCGGATCCCGGTGCTGAGGGCCGAGCGCGGCGTCTCGCGCCGCGACCTGGCCGCCGCGCTGGGCGTCCACTACCAGACGGTCGGCTACCTGGAGCGGGGCGAGTACAGCCCCAGCCTGCACCTGGCCCTGCGCATCGCCGAGTACTTCGAGGTGCCGGTCGAGGTCGTCTTCTCCCTGAAACCCTTCCCCCGAATCGGAGGCACATCATGA
- the glgP gene encoding alpha-glucan family phosphorylase, translated as MKAIRRFTVRTVLPEPLRQLEELVLNLRWSWHHETLDLFRAVDPALWKAVHHDPVRLLGEVAPERLERLAEDRRFLRRLQDTAEDLREYLTAPRWYQSRAEGDGGPACIAYFSPEYGITAALPQYSGGLGILAGDHLKTASDLGVPILGVGLLYRHGYFSQSLSPDGWQLERYPPIDPNGLPLTLLRERDGTPVHVAIGLPKGHALRAQVWIARVGRVPQLLLDSDVEDNDQAARDVTDRLYGGGGDHRLLQEMLLGIGGVRAIRAYCRITGHPAPEVFHTNEGHAGFLGLERIRELASEDGLTFDEALEATRAGTVFTTHTPVPAGIDRFPRELIGRYFGGANEEGQVPVDRILALGSEDYPGGDRTVFNMAVMGMRLAQRVNGVSELHGRVSREMFGGLWGGFDLAEVPVGSITNGVHAGTWVAREVLEFTARELPSVMESGRGWEGVRAVSEPEIWRMRALLRRRLVLDARRRLRASWRQRGASEAEVSWIDDALDPDVLTIGFARRVPSYKRLTLMMTDPDRLRSILLDPERPVQIVIAGKAHPADEGGKRLIQQIVRFADSEDVRHRIVFLPDYDIALGQLMVQGCDVWMNNPLRPLEASGTSGMKAALNGGLNLSILDGWWDEWYDGQNGWAIPSADGLSAPDRRDELEAAALYELIEDHVSVTFYDRDGAGLPRRWLEMVKHTIATLGPKVLATRMLREYVEGLYAPAAASERAMVAGDYAGARELAAWKQRVRKAWPGVAVEHVESNGAESPQVGARLAVRVVVDLGGLDPGDVAVEVAYGRVDDADTLVEPSYLELAEAGPAENGRRRYAGEVPLGRSGAFGYSVRVVPSHPLLSGRAELGLVALPPAPQGMTNGDLR; from the coding sequence GTGAAGGCAATCCGACGTTTCACGGTCCGCACCGTCCTTCCCGAGCCGCTCCGGCAGCTCGAGGAACTGGTCCTCAACCTGCGCTGGTCCTGGCACCACGAGACGCTCGACCTGTTCCGCGCCGTGGACCCCGCGCTCTGGAAGGCCGTCCACCACGACCCGGTCCGGCTGCTCGGCGAGGTCGCCCCGGAGCGGCTGGAGCGCCTCGCCGAGGACCGGCGGTTCCTGCGCCGCCTGCAGGACACCGCCGAGGACCTGCGCGAGTACCTCACCGCGCCGCGCTGGTACCAGAGCCGCGCGGAGGGCGACGGCGGCCCGGCCTGCATCGCCTACTTCTCGCCCGAGTACGGCATCACCGCCGCGCTGCCGCAGTACTCCGGCGGGCTCGGCATCCTCGCCGGCGACCACCTGAAGACGGCGAGCGACCTCGGCGTCCCCATCCTCGGGGTCGGGCTGCTGTACCGGCACGGCTACTTCTCCCAGTCGCTGTCCCCGGACGGCTGGCAGCTGGAGCGCTACCCGCCGATCGACCCCAACGGCCTCCCGCTGACCCTGCTCCGCGAGCGCGACGGGACGCCGGTGCACGTGGCCATCGGCCTCCCCAAGGGGCACGCCCTGCGCGCGCAGGTGTGGATCGCGCGCGTCGGACGCGTCCCGCAGCTGCTCCTGGACTCCGATGTCGAGGACAACGACCAGGCGGCCCGCGACGTCACCGACCGGCTGTACGGCGGGGGCGGCGACCACCGGCTGCTGCAGGAGATGCTGCTCGGCATCGGCGGCGTCCGCGCGATCCGCGCGTACTGCCGCATCACCGGCCACCCGGCGCCCGAGGTGTTCCACACCAACGAGGGCCACGCCGGGTTCCTCGGCCTGGAGCGCATCCGCGAGCTGGCGTCGGAGGACGGGCTGACGTTCGACGAGGCCCTGGAGGCGACGCGCGCCGGCACCGTCTTCACCACGCACACGCCCGTCCCCGCCGGCATCGACCGGTTCCCCCGCGAGCTGATCGGCCGCTACTTCGGCGGCGCCAACGAGGAGGGGCAGGTCCCCGTCGACCGGATCCTCGCGCTCGGCAGCGAGGACTACCCCGGCGGCGACCGCACCGTGTTCAACATGGCCGTGATGGGGATGCGGCTCGCGCAGCGCGTCAACGGCGTCAGCGAGCTGCACGGGCGCGTCAGCCGGGAGATGTTCGGCGGCCTGTGGGGCGGGTTCGACCTCGCCGAGGTCCCGGTCGGATCCATCACCAACGGGGTGCACGCCGGGACGTGGGTGGCGCGCGAGGTGCTGGAGTTCACCGCCCGCGAGCTGCCGTCGGTGATGGAGAGCGGCCGCGGCTGGGAGGGCGTCCGCGCTGTCTCCGAGCCCGAGATCTGGCGGATGCGCGCCCTGCTGCGCCGCCGGCTCGTGCTGGACGCGCGGCGCCGGCTCCGCGCGTCGTGGCGGCAGCGCGGCGCCAGCGAGGCCGAGGTCTCCTGGATCGACGACGCCCTCGACCCCGACGTCCTGACGATCGGGTTCGCGCGCCGCGTCCCGTCCTACAAGCGGCTCACGCTGATGATGACCGACCCGGACCGGCTCCGCTCGATCCTGCTGGACCCGGAGCGCCCCGTGCAGATCGTCATCGCCGGGAAGGCGCACCCGGCGGACGAGGGCGGCAAGCGCCTCATCCAGCAGATCGTGCGGTTCGCCGACTCCGAGGACGTCCGGCACCGCATCGTGTTCCTGCCCGACTACGACATCGCGCTCGGGCAGCTGATGGTGCAGGGCTGCGACGTGTGGATGAACAACCCGCTGCGCCCGCTGGAGGCGAGCGGCACGTCCGGGATGAAGGCGGCGCTGAACGGCGGGCTGAACCTGTCCATCCTGGACGGCTGGTGGGACGAGTGGTACGACGGCCAGAACGGCTGGGCCATCCCGTCCGCCGACGGCCTGTCGGCCCCCGACCGGCGCGACGAGCTGGAGGCCGCCGCGCTGTACGAGCTGATCGAGGACCACGTGTCCGTCACGTTCTACGACCGGGACGGCGCCGGGCTGCCGCGCCGCTGGCTGGAGATGGTCAAGCACACCATCGCCACGCTCGGCCCGAAGGTCCTCGCGACCCGGATGCTGCGCGAGTACGTCGAGGGCCTCTACGCCCCGGCCGCCGCGTCCGAGCGGGCGATGGTCGCCGGCGACTACGCGGGCGCGCGGGAGCTGGCGGCGTGGAAGCAGCGGGTCCGCAAGGCGTGGCCGGGCGTCGCCGTCGAGCACGTCGAGTCCAACGGGGCCGAGAGCCCGCAGGTCGGCGCGCGGCTCGCGGTGCGGGTCGTGGTGGACCTCGGCGGCCTCGACCCCGGCGACGTCGCCGTGGAGGTCGCCTACGGCCGGGTCGACGACGCCGACACGCTCGTCGAGCCGTCCTACCTGGAGCTCGCGGAGGCCGGGCCGGCCGAGAACGGGCGGCGCCGCTACGCCGGCGAGGTCCCCCTCGGGCGCAGCGGCGCGTTCGGCTACAGCGTCCGGGTGGTGCCGAGCCACCCGCTGCTGTCGGGACGGGCGGAACTGGGCCTCGTCGCCCTCCCGCCCGCCCCGCAGGGCATGACGAACGGAGACCTGCGCTAA
- a CDS encoding ABC transporter ATP-binding protein, producing MSEPVIRARDLRMRYGRTEVLRGVDLEVGAGEVVALLGPNGAGKTTTIEILEGFRRRSAGEAAVLGTDPGTGGDAWRARLGIVLQDWQDHPRWRVRPLLAHIAAFYPRPRDPDELLAAMGLTAQAGQAVGRLSGGQRRRLDIALGIVGRPELLFLDEPTAGFDPEARREFHGLVERLAREEGMTVLLTTHDLAEAERLADRIAILVDGEVRVCGTPSGLASVVQAASEVRWLEDGTRRAERTSDPSGLAFDLHRRFGGPVPGLEIRRPSLEQSYLDLVSRKEAA from the coding sequence ATGAGCGAGCCGGTGATCCGGGCGCGGGACCTGCGTATGCGCTACGGCCGCACCGAGGTGCTGCGCGGCGTCGACCTGGAGGTCGGCGCCGGCGAGGTAGTGGCCCTGCTCGGGCCGAATGGTGCCGGGAAGACCACCACGATCGAGATCCTGGAGGGGTTCCGGCGCCGTTCGGCCGGGGAGGCCGCGGTGCTCGGCACCGACCCCGGGACGGGCGGGGACGCGTGGCGGGCGCGGCTCGGCATCGTCCTGCAGGACTGGCAGGACCACCCGCGCTGGCGCGTGCGGCCGCTGCTGGCGCACATCGCCGCGTTCTACCCGCGGCCGCGCGACCCGGACGAGCTGCTGGCCGCCATGGGCCTCACCGCGCAGGCCGGGCAGGCGGTCGGGCGATTGTCGGGCGGCCAGCGGCGGCGGCTCGACATCGCGCTCGGCATCGTGGGCCGCCCCGAGCTGCTGTTCCTGGACGAGCCGACCGCCGGCTTCGACCCGGAAGCGCGCCGGGAGTTCCACGGCCTGGTCGAGCGGCTCGCGCGGGAGGAGGGCATGACCGTGCTGCTCACGACGCACGACCTCGCCGAGGCGGAGCGGCTCGCCGACCGGATCGCGATCCTCGTCGACGGCGAGGTCCGCGTCTGCGGTACCCCGTCCGGGCTGGCGTCGGTGGTGCAGGCGGCATCGGAGGTGCGCTGGCTGGAGGACGGGACGCGGCGCGCCGAGCGGACGTCCGACCCGTCCGGGCTGGCGTTCGACCTGCACCGGCGGTTCGGCGGGCCGGTCCCGGGCCTGGAGATCCGGCGGCCGTCGCTGGAGCAGAGCTATCTCGATCTCGTGTCACGGAAGGAGGCCGCGTGA
- a CDS encoding SWIM zinc finger family protein, whose protein sequence is MDDDVRGAGGVEGIRARTKRGSIGTEWWSRRFIDLVESFADKGRLQRGRTYARKGSVFDLRVEPYEVTAKVHGSAPEPYEVALGIDAIDEADWRAVERELASRAVFRARLLAGEMPPEIEWVFAELGLALFPGSASDLHLMCDCPDWGDPCKHAAAVLYLLAEAFDDDPFLILRWNGRGRDRLLAGLRRGAAAAPDPLDVADEPLTAAGFWTPPSGLARLRDRPPAPPVPHGFVLQVAAPPPIKIRRRSLPDVLAPAYEALATQDDTSD, encoded by the coding sequence ATGGACGACGACGTGCGCGGTGCCGGGGGCGTCGAGGGCATCAGGGCCCGCACCAAGCGCGGCTCGATCGGCACCGAGTGGTGGTCGCGGCGCTTCATCGACCTCGTCGAGTCGTTCGCCGACAAGGGCCGCCTCCAGCGCGGCCGCACCTACGCCCGCAAGGGCAGCGTGTTCGACCTGCGCGTCGAGCCGTACGAGGTCACCGCGAAGGTGCACGGCTCGGCGCCCGAGCCCTACGAGGTCGCGCTCGGCATCGACGCGATCGACGAGGCGGACTGGCGGGCCGTCGAGCGGGAGCTGGCGTCCCGCGCGGTGTTCCGGGCCCGGCTGCTGGCCGGGGAGATGCCGCCGGAGATCGAGTGGGTGTTCGCCGAGCTCGGCCTCGCGCTCTTCCCCGGCTCGGCGTCCGACCTGCACCTCATGTGCGACTGCCCCGACTGGGGCGACCCGTGCAAGCACGCCGCCGCCGTCCTGTACCTGCTCGCGGAGGCGTTCGACGACGACCCGTTCCTCATCCTGCGGTGGAACGGCCGGGGCCGCGACCGGCTCCTCGCCGGCCTGCGGCGCGGCGCCGCCGCCGCACCCGACCCGCTCGACGTCGCGGACGAACCGCTCACGGCCGCCGGGTTCTGGACGCCTCCGTCCGGCCTGGCGCGCCTGCGCGACCGACCGCCCGCGCCCCCGGTCCCGCACGGCTTCGTCCTCCAGGTGGCCGCACCGCCGCCGATCAAGATCCGACGGCGCTCCCTCCCCGACGTCCTGGCTCCCGCCTACGAGGCGCTGGCCACCCAGGACGACACCTCCGACTGA
- a CDS encoding ABC transporter permease: MSAPGMRAMRIGLRRGWTEHVQFLSSRKELASALVGTVGVYVLLVRWQGGNVVEGTGESQAVLMTAGFIAFSVFSAALLNLPMGIAADREEGTLLRLRTVPGGPSAYLVGRAVSVLLQIAGYVLLMLVAGAAVAGLRLPAAPADWLTLAWVLALGTLSVVPVGAALGALLPGPRNAASILSLPVMALVVVSGVMFPVARLPEAVQTAAQFFPLYWQGLGLRAVFLPDAMAAAEIGGTWRLPETAAVLGAWAAAGLLLAPWVLLRATRRESGARVAERRERRAAQGAL; this comes from the coding sequence ATGAGCGCGCCGGGCATGCGGGCGATGAGGATCGGGCTGCGCCGCGGCTGGACGGAGCACGTCCAGTTCCTGAGCAGCCGCAAGGAGCTGGCGTCCGCGCTGGTCGGCACGGTCGGGGTGTACGTGCTGCTGGTCCGCTGGCAGGGCGGCAACGTCGTGGAGGGCACCGGGGAGTCCCAGGCCGTCCTGATGACGGCGGGGTTCATCGCGTTCTCGGTGTTCTCCGCGGCGCTGCTGAACCTGCCGATGGGCATCGCCGCCGACCGCGAGGAGGGGACGCTGCTGCGGCTGCGCACGGTGCCCGGCGGGCCGTCGGCCTACCTGGTCGGGCGCGCGGTGTCGGTGCTGCTGCAGATCGCCGGGTACGTGCTGCTGATGCTGGTCGCGGGCGCGGCGGTCGCCGGGCTCCGGCTGCCGGCCGCACCGGCCGACTGGCTGACCCTGGCCTGGGTGCTCGCGCTCGGCACGCTGTCGGTCGTCCCGGTCGGCGCGGCCCTCGGGGCGCTGCTGCCCGGCCCGCGCAACGCCGCGAGCATCCTGTCGCTGCCGGTGATGGCGCTCGTGGTCGTCTCCGGGGTGATGTTCCCGGTGGCGCGGCTGCCGGAGGCCGTGCAGACCGCCGCGCAGTTCTTCCCGCTGTACTGGCAGGGGCTCGGGCTGCGGGCGGTGTTCCTGCCGGACGCGATGGCGGCCGCCGAGATCGGCGGGACGTGGCGGCTGCCGGAGACCGCCGCCGTCCTCGGGGCCTGGGCCGCCGCCGGGCTGCTGCTGGCGCCGTGGGTGCTGCTGCGCGCGACGCGGCGCGAGTCCGGCGCCCGGGTGGCCGAGCGCCGCGAGCGGCGCGCCGCCCAGGGCGCGCTGTGA
- a CDS encoding alpha-1,4-glucan--maltose-1-phosphate maltosyltransferase, producing the protein MTGIPRLGRIPILDVSPVVGCGRWPAKAVVGETVEVSATVFREGHERLGAAVVLRTPGGEELPGERMAEVGAGLDRWSALVTPTELGSWSFRVEAWGDPIAHWWHDAQIKVPRGQDVELMLTEGALLFQRAAEAVPSKDRPTLDRLAKCLGDETVPVTDRMEAAADPDVAVVLEQHPLRDLLTVSDWYPLVVHRQRALYGAWYEFFPRSEGATFDPMGRRGPTSGTFRTAMKRLPAIADMGFDVVYLPPIHPIGTTYRKGPNNTLDAGPYDPGSPWAIGSPDGGHDTVHPDLGTLDDFDAFVAHAGDHGLEIALDLALQCSPDHPWVHQHPEWFTHRADGTIAHAENPPKKYQDIYPLNFDTDPDGLYTEIKRILHHWMDHGVRIFRVDNPHTKPAAFWERLLADIHTTDPDVLFLAEAFTRPAMMHTLAKIGFHQSYTYFTWRNTADELTTYLTELTGPAAAHMRPNLFTNTPDILNQYLQHGGRPAFEIRAVLAALLSPTWGIYSGYELCENTPVRPGSEEYRDSEKYQYRPRDWDTADRTGTTIAPLITQLNTLRNTHPALQQLRNLHFHHIDQPELLAFSKRHLHDVVLVIVNLNPHQPREATVHLDLPALGLPDDPHRPHTVTDQLDGATYTWTQSNYVYLDPQTRPAHVLTFGSSES; encoded by the coding sequence ATGACCGGAATTCCGAGGCTTGGTCGCATTCCGATTCTGGACGTGTCGCCGGTGGTGGGGTGCGGCCGGTGGCCGGCGAAGGCCGTGGTGGGTGAGACGGTCGAGGTGTCGGCGACGGTGTTCCGGGAGGGGCACGAGCGGCTGGGCGCGGCGGTGGTGCTGCGCACGCCGGGCGGCGAGGAGCTGCCGGGTGAGCGGATGGCCGAGGTCGGTGCGGGGCTGGACCGGTGGTCGGCGCTGGTGACGCCGACGGAGTTGGGGTCGTGGTCGTTCCGGGTGGAGGCGTGGGGCGACCCGATCGCGCACTGGTGGCACGACGCGCAGATCAAGGTGCCCCGCGGCCAGGACGTCGAACTCATGCTCACCGAGGGCGCCCTGCTGTTCCAGCGTGCGGCGGAGGCCGTCCCCAGCAAGGACCGCCCGACGCTGGACCGGCTGGCGAAGTGCCTCGGGGACGAGACCGTCCCGGTCACCGACCGGATGGAGGCCGCCGCCGACCCCGATGTCGCCGTCGTGCTGGAGCAGCATCCGCTGCGGGATCTGCTGACGGTGTCGGACTGGTACCCCCTGGTCGTGCACCGCCAACGCGCCCTCTACGGCGCCTGGTACGAATTCTTCCCCCGGTCTGAGGGCGCCACCTTCGACCCCATGGGACGCCGGGGGCCGACGTCGGGGACGTTCCGCACCGCGATGAAACGGCTCCCCGCGATCGCCGACATGGGCTTCGACGTCGTCTACCTCCCACCGATCCACCCGATCGGGACCACGTACCGCAAAGGACCCAACAACACCCTGGACGCCGGCCCCTACGACCCCGGCTCCCCCTGGGCCATCGGCTCACCCGACGGCGGCCACGACACCGTCCACCCCGACCTGGGCACCCTCGACGACTTCGACGCCTTCGTCGCCCACGCCGGCGACCACGGCCTCGAAATCGCCCTGGACCTGGCGTTGCAATGCTCCCCCGACCACCCCTGGGTCCACCAGCACCCCGAATGGTTCACCCACCGCGCCGACGGCACCATCGCCCACGCCGAGAACCCGCCCAAGAAATACCAGGACATCTACCCCCTCAACTTCGACACCGACCCCGACGGCCTCTACACCGAGATCAAACGCATCCTCCACCACTGGATGGACCACGGCGTCCGCATCTTCCGCGTCGACAACCCCCACACCAAACCCGCCGCGTTCTGGGAACGCCTCCTGGCCGACATCCACACCACCGACCCCGACGTCCTCTTCCTCGCCGAAGCCTTCACCCGCCCCGCCATGATGCACACCCTCGCCAAAATCGGCTTCCACCAGTCCTACACCTACTTCACCTGGCGCAACACCGCCGACGAACTCACCACCTACCTCACCGAACTCACCGGCCCCGCCGCCGCCCACATGCGCCCCAACCTGTTCACCAACACCCCCGACATCCTCAACCAATACCTCCAGCACGGCGGCCGCCCCGCCTTCGAGATCCGCGCCGTCCTCGCCGCCCTCCTCTCCCCCACCTGGGGCATCTACAGCGGCTACGAACTCTGCGAGAACACCCCCGTCCGCCCCGGCAGCGAGGAATACCGCGACTCCGAGAAATACCAGTACCGCCCCCGCGACTGGGACACCGCCGACCGCACCGGCACCACCATCGCCCCCCTCATCACCCAACTCAACACACTCCGCAACACCCACCCCGCCCTCCAGCAACTCCGCAACCTCCACTTCCACCACATCGACCAACCCGAACTCCTCGCCTTCTCCAAACGCCACCTCCACGACGTGGTCCTGGTGATCGTCAACCTCAACCCCCACCAACCCCGCGAAGCCACCGTCCACCTCGACCTCCCCGCCCTCGGCCTCCCCGACGACCCCCACCGGCCCCACACCGTCACCGACCAACTCGACGGCGCCACCTACACCTGGACCCAGTCCAACTACGTCTACCTGGACCCCCAGACCCGTCCCGCCCACGTCCTGACGTTCGGGAGCAGCGAGAGTTGA
- a CDS encoding sensor histidine kinase — MRLAKPRERPVPWTPGTRSANALLAGGLFAVTAALTLVSIQTGASTRMPVYGWALMAVACGALYFRLSHPVAVAVVTFFACGAYYPLVEPDGPLVVAFVLALYTAAAEGHLVASSALAAVSIAGSVAADRHDDINHLADAASFLLAGWFVAVVAIGGVVRNRRAYLREAEERARVAERGREAEARRRAVEERLRIARELHDVLGHNISLINVQAAAALHGLRREPERAEEALTAIKKASKETLREMRATLGVLRQVDEAAPVAPAPGLARLDELTGGIAAAGLTIRTETEGEPRPLPAEADLAAYRIVQEALTNVTRHSAASTAVVRVAYAGAHVTVTVQDDGQQAPDASSEDGSGIRGMRDRAESLGGSLEAGPAPDGGFTVRARLPL, encoded by the coding sequence GTGCGACTGGCGAAACCACGCGAGCGCCCGGTCCCGTGGACTCCGGGCACGCGCTCGGCGAACGCGCTCCTGGCCGGCGGCTTGTTCGCGGTCACGGCCGCGCTGACGCTCGTATCGATCCAGACGGGCGCGTCCACGCGGATGCCCGTCTACGGCTGGGCGCTGATGGCGGTCGCGTGCGGCGCGCTCTACTTCCGCCTGAGCCACCCGGTCGCGGTCGCCGTCGTCACGTTCTTCGCGTGCGGCGCCTACTACCCGCTGGTGGAACCGGACGGCCCGCTCGTGGTCGCCTTCGTGCTCGCGCTCTACACGGCGGCGGCCGAAGGGCACCTCGTGGCGTCCTCCGCGCTCGCGGCGGTCTCGATCGCCGGCTCCGTGGCCGCCGACCGGCACGACGACATCAACCACCTCGCCGACGCGGCGTCCTTCCTGCTCGCCGGCTGGTTCGTCGCCGTCGTCGCGATCGGCGGCGTCGTCCGCAACCGCCGCGCCTACCTGCGCGAGGCCGAGGAGCGCGCCCGGGTCGCCGAGCGCGGCCGGGAGGCCGAGGCCCGCCGCCGCGCCGTCGAGGAGCGGCTGCGCATCGCCCGCGAACTGCACGACGTCCTCGGCCACAACATCTCCCTGATCAACGTGCAGGCCGCCGCCGCGCTGCACGGACTGCGCCGCGAGCCCGAGCGCGCCGAGGAGGCCCTCACCGCCATCAAGAAGGCGAGCAAGGAGACGCTCCGCGAGATGCGCGCCACCCTCGGCGTCCTCCGCCAGGTCGACGAGGCCGCGCCCGTCGCGCCCGCCCCGGGCCTCGCCCGGCTGGACGAACTGACCGGCGGCATCGCCGCCGCCGGCCTGACGATCCGCACCGAGACCGAGGGCGAGCCGCGCCCCCTGCCCGCCGAGGCCGACCTCGCCGCGTACCGGATCGTCCAGGAGGCCCTCACCAACGTGACCCGGCACAGCGCCGCGTCCACCGCCGTCGTCCGCGTCGCCTACGCCGGCGCGCACGTGACCGTCACCGTGCAGGACGACGGGCAGCAGGCACCGGACGCGTCGTCCGAGGACGGCAGCGGCATCCGCGGGATGCGCGACCGCGCCGAGTCGCTCGGCGGCAGCCTGGAGGCCGGCCCCGCCCCGGACGGCGGCTTCACCGTCCGCGCCCGGCTCCCGCTCTAG